Proteins encoded in a region of the Acaryochloris thomasi RCC1774 genome:
- a CDS encoding MBL fold metallo-hydrolase produces MLFRQLYDQESSTYTYLIADLSIHTALLVDPVLEQVERDLKLLKELGLRLRYCLETHIHADHITGTSQLQQRTGCLGVVPEHAQAICADHYLQDGEHLTLGAILIQTIATPGHTDSHNAYLINDNRVLTGDALFIRGCGRTDFQSGDPGTLHDSVTQKLFTLPPATLVYPAHDYHGQTVSTVAEELQWNLRFKGRDRNSFIEFMNNLDLPDPKKMMEAVPANEQCGRAFAVH; encoded by the coding sequence ATTTTATTCCGACAGCTTTACGATCAAGAATCGAGTACCTATACCTACCTGATTGCGGATCTAAGCATCCATACAGCTCTATTGGTTGATCCAGTGTTGGAGCAAGTAGAACGTGACCTTAAGCTTTTGAAAGAGCTGGGCTTGAGGCTCCGATACTGCCTAGAGACCCACATTCACGCCGATCACATTACCGGTACGAGCCAGCTTCAGCAAAGGACGGGATGCCTGGGGGTTGTCCCTGAACATGCCCAAGCCATCTGCGCTGACCATTATTTACAGGATGGTGAACACTTGACTCTCGGCGCGATCTTAATTCAAACCATCGCAACTCCAGGGCATACCGATAGCCATAATGCCTATCTGATTAATGACAATCGTGTGCTCACGGGCGATGCGTTGTTTATACGCGGCTGTGGTCGCACCGATTTTCAGAGTGGCGATCCAGGAACGCTCCACGACTCGGTGACACAGAAGCTGTTTACGTTGCCGCCCGCTACCCTCGTCTATCCCGCTCATGACTACCACGGTCAGACCGTCTCTACGGTTGCCGAAGAACTGCAGTGGAATCTGAGGTTTAAGGGACGCGATCGCAACTCATTCATCGAGTTTATGAACAATCTCGACCTCCCCGATCCCAAAAAGATGATGGAGGCAGTTCCTGCCAACGAACAATGCGGTCGAGCATTTGCCGTTCACTAG
- a CDS encoding sulfite exporter TauE/SafE family protein, translating into MFTQILGHILAVGIGVSLGLIGGGGSILAVPLLVYVMGVGSKVAIAMSLAIVGTVSLVGAIPHWFQGNVNLKTVVIFTPVAMVGAYLGARLAGLPFISDTFQLISFGVVMVIASVLMIVKGGKQPDSSTSAAPKHGPHSGPIQWLAIPSEGLGVGVLTGFVGVGGGFLIIPALVLLGGIPMKEAVGTSLLIIAAKSATGFLGYLGQVEVDWNLIGSFTLAASFGTLIGAYLTRFIEAKKLQSGFGYFVLAVAIFVLAKR; encoded by the coding sequence ATGTTCACACAGATTCTGGGACATATCTTGGCGGTCGGAATTGGCGTCAGCTTGGGCTTAATCGGTGGCGGTGGTTCGATCCTCGCGGTGCCGCTGCTGGTATATGTGATGGGAGTGGGTTCAAAGGTTGCGATCGCAATGAGTCTCGCCATCGTCGGGACCGTTAGCCTTGTGGGAGCGATTCCACACTGGTTCCAGGGAAACGTGAATCTCAAAACTGTCGTAATTTTTACCCCCGTCGCAATGGTCGGTGCCTATCTAGGTGCTCGTCTTGCAGGTTTACCCTTCATTTCGGATACTTTTCAACTGATCAGCTTTGGTGTGGTCATGGTGATCGCCAGTGTACTCATGATTGTTAAGGGGGGAAAACAACCTGACAGCAGTACATCTGCCGCTCCGAAACATGGGCCACACAGCGGCCCCATACAGTGGCTTGCGATTCCTAGCGAAGGCTTGGGCGTTGGAGTTTTGACCGGCTTTGTCGGTGTCGGCGGTGGTTTTTTGATTATCCCCGCCCTTGTTTTGTTAGGCGGTATTCCCATGAAAGAGGCAGTAGGTACCTCGTTGCTCATTATTGCGGCCAAGTCTGCCACAGGATTTCTGGGGTATCTCGGTCAGGTTGAAGTGGATTGGAATTTGATTGGCTCATTTACCCTTGCCGCTAGTTTCGGTACCCTGATTGGAGCCTACTTAACACGATTCATTGAAGCCAAAAAACTACAATCAGGCTTTGGTTACTTTGTTCTAGCAGTAGCCATATTCGTTTTAGCCAAGCGCTAG
- a CDS encoding pentapeptide repeat-containing protein, whose translation MRFKFEIASSLLTLLCIITPAVAENPVHVRQLLNTSACQGCDLSGADLTQAHLIGGDLRDANLRGAVLVEANLEGADLTGADLTGANLSHAFLTNSCLNETNLTGVNFSHSIMYHAEAENALIRDITLTDAEIYETPISVGGPIEN comes from the coding sequence ATGAGATTCAAGTTTGAGATCGCATCTTCTCTATTAACATTGCTGTGCATAATCACACCTGCAGTAGCTGAAAATCCAGTTCATGTTCGTCAGCTACTAAACACCAGTGCCTGTCAGGGATGTGATCTATCGGGTGCCGATCTCACCCAGGCTCACTTGATCGGCGGAGATCTTAGAGATGCCAATTTGCGCGGCGCAGTTTTAGTTGAAGCTAATTTGGAAGGTGCTGATTTGACTGGGGCTGATTTGACTGGGGCTAATCTAAGCCACGCATTCCTCACGAATTCTTGCTTGAATGAAACGAACCTTACTGGGGTGAATTTCTCGCATTCGATTATGTACCATGCTGAAGCAGAAAATGCCTTAATCCGAGATATAACCCTAACGGATGCCGAAATTTATGAGACCCCTATCAGTGTAGGTGGCCCCATCGAAAATTAG
- a CDS encoding DUF6691 family protein encodes MKRQIIALISGILFGLGLGLSQMVDRDRVLAFLDVTGTWDPTLLFVLGGAVGVTLLTFRFVLRRSSPLFTPKFYLPSRRDIDRRLIVGAAIFGIGWGIAGYCPGPGLTALVLGIWNPVLFLISLIAGSLLYQRFKSRNALPETAPGHTP; translated from the coding sequence ATGAAACGACAGATTATTGCCTTGATCTCTGGAATCCTGTTTGGCCTTGGCTTGGGCCTCTCGCAAATGGTAGATCGCGATCGCGTCCTAGCCTTCTTGGATGTGACAGGAACCTGGGACCCGACGCTTCTGTTTGTTTTAGGCGGAGCAGTGGGGGTAACTCTCCTTACTTTTCGCTTTGTCCTGCGTCGCTCTTCGCCCCTATTTACGCCCAAATTCTACCTACCATCTCGGCGAGATATTGATAGGCGTTTGATTGTAGGGGCAGCCATCTTCGGCATTGGCTGGGGTATTGCAGGATACTGTCCTGGTCCTGGTTTAACAGCTTTGGTACTCGGAATTTGGAATCCAGTTTTGTTTCTAATCTCACTGATTGCAGGATCATTGCTCTATCAACGGTTTAAATCAAGGAACGCTCTCCCCGAGACAGCTCCGGGTCACACTCCTTGA
- a CDS encoding YeeE/YedE family protein — protein MATFNWMTALSGGILIGISATLLLLFNGRIAGISGMVNGAIRFDAAESWRWTFLVGLLIGGAIYEYMLAPQPTPTSTFTPWAMIVGGFLVGFGTRMGNGCTSGHGVCGLGRLSTRSLAAVLTFMGFAIATVLITHHILPGLL, from the coding sequence ATGGCGACTTTTAACTGGATGACGGCTCTGTCAGGAGGCATCTTGATTGGGATCAGCGCCACGCTTCTGCTGCTTTTCAATGGTCGCATTGCGGGCATTAGCGGAATGGTTAACGGAGCGATTAGATTTGACGCCGCTGAAAGCTGGCGCTGGACGTTTCTTGTGGGCCTCCTGATTGGCGGAGCCATCTACGAATATATGCTTGCGCCTCAACCCACGCCCACCTCGACCTTTACACCCTGGGCCATGATCGTCGGTGGCTTTTTGGTGGGATTTGGCACTCGGATGGGGAATGGCTGCACCAGTGGTCACGGCGTTTGCGGGTTGGGGCGACTGTCAACAAGATCGCTGGCTGCAGTGCTGACGTTTATGGGGTTTGCGATCGCAACTGTCCTCATCACCCATCACATTTTGCCCGGTCTGCTCTGA
- a CDS encoding thioredoxin family protein — MGKLNIEILGKGCKKCQQLEVNTQKALAALGLEGDFSHVTDTMEIINHGVMQTPALVVDGNVLSQGKVIEPDKIQSLLQTA, encoded by the coding sequence ATGGGCAAACTCAACATTGAGATTTTAGGCAAAGGCTGCAAAAAGTGTCAGCAGCTAGAGGTCAATACCCAAAAGGCACTGGCTGCTCTTGGTTTAGAGGGTGATTTTTCTCATGTCACAGACACGATGGAAATTATTAATCATGGCGTGATGCAGACACCCGCCCTCGTTGTCGATGGCAACGTTCTCAGTCAGGGGAAAGTCATCGAGCCAGACAAAATTCAATCCTTGCTGCAGACGGCATAG
- a CDS encoding rhodanese-like domain-containing protein has product MTTAMRQLQEIDALMLKQWIDKHEALLLDVREQDEFAQEHIPGAELMPLSTFDPLSIPQPPNKQVVLQCKSGKRSAKAAQKMFEAGFKHVIHLQGGLLAWKAAGYPTYISEDTSIKPHRVVSIVLGSLILLSTGLGPLVLPSGLLISTLVGASLLLFGCLDT; this is encoded by the coding sequence ATGACGACTGCCATGCGTCAACTACAAGAAATCGATGCTTTAATGCTAAAGCAATGGATTGATAAGCATGAGGCTCTCCTTCTTGATGTGAGAGAGCAAGATGAATTTGCCCAGGAGCATATTCCGGGCGCTGAGCTGATGCCGCTGTCCACCTTTGATCCATTGAGCATTCCACAGCCCCCAAACAAGCAAGTTGTCCTGCAGTGCAAATCTGGTAAGCGGTCAGCTAAGGCTGCCCAGAAAATGTTTGAGGCTGGATTTAAGCATGTGATTCACCTGCAGGGGGGGCTACTGGCCTGGAAGGCTGCTGGATACCCAACATATATCAGTGAAGACACATCCATTAAGCCCCATCGAGTCGTTTCAATTGTGCTGGGTTCTCTGATTCTCCTCAGTACTGGCTTGGGACCTTTGGTTTTACCTTCGGGTCTTTTAATAAGCACTTTGGTTGGGGCTAGCCTTCTTTTGTTTGGGTGCCTCGATACCTGA
- a CDS encoding permease, whose protein sequence is MHFWKAEWKPLALIVAGFLVCFYLPVEVIQNSARLRNAFFEALYLVRWYAQEHVLLCLIPAFFIAGAIAVFISQDAVMKYLGAKANKILAYGVASVSGILLAVCSCTVLPLFAGIYRMGAGLGPATAFLYSGPAINILAIILTARVLGLKLGIARAVGAIVFSIVIGLAMAFIFRKEELEKIEAQAGMSESEVTRPLWQNALFFLTMVSILVFANWAQPAATAGLWYSIYAAKWLITSLLAIVFAFILIAWFKLNVGKVILVAGVTVVLALRFSQSPLVAFSAGVVGLSWLTSTNKDEAGEWFASAWDFTKQILPLLLFGVLIAGLLLGRPGQEALLPSEWVIWAVGGNSPMANLFAAFAGTFMYFATLTEVPILQGLIGNGMGQGPALALLLAGPALSLPNMLVIRSILGTKKTIVFVALVVVMASVSGFLFGAIFI, encoded by the coding sequence ATGCATTTTTGGAAGGCGGAATGGAAGCCACTGGCGCTCATTGTGGCCGGTTTCTTGGTGTGTTTCTATCTTCCGGTTGAGGTAATTCAAAATTCAGCTCGGTTGAGAAATGCGTTTTTTGAAGCCCTATATTTAGTGCGTTGGTATGCCCAAGAGCACGTCTTACTGTGCTTGATTCCAGCATTCTTTATTGCGGGTGCGATCGCAGTCTTCATCAGCCAGGATGCTGTGATGAAGTATTTGGGTGCGAAAGCCAACAAAATTCTGGCCTATGGCGTGGCTTCCGTCTCTGGGATTCTATTAGCCGTCTGTTCCTGCACCGTCTTGCCCCTGTTTGCAGGCATCTATCGGATGGGCGCGGGCTTGGGACCTGCGACTGCATTTCTGTACTCAGGACCAGCGATCAATATCTTAGCGATTATCCTCACGGCCCGTGTTCTCGGTCTTAAGCTAGGCATTGCCAGGGCTGTTGGGGCGATTGTCTTCAGCATCGTGATTGGCCTCGCGATGGCCTTCATCTTCCGCAAAGAGGAACTGGAAAAAATTGAAGCCCAAGCCGGGATGTCAGAGTCTGAAGTGACGCGACCGCTTTGGCAAAATGCCCTGTTCTTTTTGACGATGGTGAGTATTTTAGTGTTCGCGAACTGGGCACAACCCGCTGCAACGGCAGGACTTTGGTACAGCATTTATGCTGCCAAGTGGTTGATCACCAGCCTCTTGGCCATTGTGTTTGCCTTTATTCTGATCGCCTGGTTTAAGCTCAATGTAGGCAAAGTAATTTTGGTTGCTGGTGTAACAGTGGTGTTAGCACTGCGCTTTTCGCAATCCCCCCTAGTTGCCTTCTCTGCAGGAGTCGTAGGGCTATCTTGGCTCACCAGTACCAATAAGGACGAAGCAGGGGAGTGGTTTGCTTCCGCCTGGGATTTTACGAAGCAAATTTTGCCGTTGCTTCTCTTCGGTGTTTTGATTGCGGGGCTGCTGCTGGGCCGCCCCGGACAGGAAGCGTTGCTCCCTTCAGAGTGGGTGATTTGGGCCGTGGGTGGGAACTCACCAATGGCCAACTTATTTGCCGCTTTTGCGGGTACTTTTATGTATTTTGCGACCTTAACAGAAGTGCCTATTTTGCAGGGCTTAATCGGTAATGGGATGGGGCAAGGCCCTGCTTTGGCCCTATTACTGGCAGGACCAGCATTATCACTACCCAATATGCTGGTTATTCGCAGTATCTTGGGTACAAAAAAGACTATCGTATTTGTTGCTCTGGTTGTTGTGATGGCAAGCGTAAGCGGCTTTCTCTTCGGAGCTATCTTCATTTAG
- the nifJ gene encoding pyruvate:ferredoxin (flavodoxin) oxidoreductase: MTSKTFATLDGNEAVARIAYALNEVIAIYPITPASPMAEWADAWTATKQPNLWGTVPAVVEMQSEGGVAGAVHGALQTGALTTTFTVSQGLLLMIPNLYKIAGELTSTAFHIAARSVAAQALSIFGDHSDVMAARGTGFAMLCAASVQEAQDFAVIATATTLQSRIPFLHFFDGFRTSHEVQKIELLPTSDLRQMIHEESVCAHRSRALSPDYPVIRGTAQNPDVFFQARETVNPYYQACPELTQNVMDQFAQLTGRQYHLYGYHGDPDAERIIVLMGSGCETVHETVDALNWQNAKVGVIKVCLYRPWDTGRFIVALPATTNAIAVLDRTKEPGSQGEPLYLDVLSTLQELKTQSSKLKTLPIIVGGRYGLSSKEFTPAMVKGIFDNLAADPPKNHFTIGINDDVSHTSLAYDPAFSTESDQVVRAIFYGLGSDGTVGANKNTIKIIGEQTDNYAQGYFVYDSKKSGSVTVSHLRFGPEPIRATYLIEQANFVACHQWDFLDKLDVLKAAQPGATLLLNSPYPSVEVWEHLPAPVQQQIQQKHLKLFSINANQVARAAGMGGRINTVMQVCFFALSGILQREDAIANIKQVIRKTYGKKGEEIVQMNLKAVDATLEQLFEVPIGEPSSIAETNGRKSTIPDTAPQFVREVLGCMMQREGDALPVSALPVDGTYPTGTTKWGKRNIAQDIPVWDPDVCVQCGKCVMVCPHSVIRSKVYEPQQLEQAPETFKSAKARDHAWTNLKFTIQVAAEDCTGCGICVDVCPAKNKAMPRLKAINMEPQRPLRETERQNWDFFLDLPNPDRKSLNLHKISHQQMQEPLFEFSGACAGCGETPYLKMVTQLFGDRLVVANATGCSSIYGGNLPTTPWSHNDEGRGPAWSNSLFEDNAEFGLGFRVSIDKQTELARELLQQVAAEVDIEQDYIQSLADTILNAPQNDEADIAEQRQQVSILQKWLIDIEHHIENHASLGDGLSLKAKVKQLKALADYLVKKSVWIIGGDGWAYDIGYGGLDHVLASGRNVNILVLDTEVYSNTGGQMSKATPRAAVAKFAAGGKPAPKKDLGLMAMTYGNVYVASVAMGARDEQTLKAFLEAESYEGPSLIIAYSHCIAHGINMSTAMHHQKSLVEAGRWLLYRHDPRRVTQGENPLVIDSRMPKVPVTPSMYNENRFKMLKRSQPEAAQQLLEEAQRDVNTRWQLYQYLAARPPLGHP, encoded by the coding sequence ATGACTAGCAAAACCTTCGCCACCCTTGATGGTAACGAAGCCGTCGCCCGGATTGCCTACGCCCTCAACGAAGTGATCGCTATCTATCCGATCACCCCCGCTTCACCGATGGCAGAATGGGCCGACGCCTGGACCGCAACCAAGCAACCCAACCTCTGGGGCACCGTTCCTGCCGTGGTTGAAATGCAGAGCGAAGGCGGTGTTGCCGGTGCTGTCCACGGAGCCTTGCAAACCGGAGCCTTAACAACAACCTTTACCGTGTCCCAGGGACTGCTGTTGATGATTCCCAACCTATACAAAATTGCTGGTGAACTGACCTCAACCGCCTTTCATATTGCCGCCCGCTCTGTTGCGGCCCAGGCTCTCTCTATTTTTGGGGACCACAGTGACGTGATGGCGGCGCGGGGAACGGGCTTTGCCATGCTCTGTGCTGCCTCCGTTCAAGAAGCTCAGGATTTTGCTGTGATCGCAACCGCCACAACTTTACAATCGCGCATCCCCTTCCTCCACTTTTTCGACGGCTTCCGCACCTCGCATGAAGTCCAAAAAATTGAGCTGCTACCCACATCAGATCTACGCCAGATGATTCATGAAGAATCAGTCTGTGCTCATCGGTCCCGCGCCCTCAGCCCCGATTACCCCGTCATCCGAGGAACAGCGCAAAACCCCGATGTCTTTTTCCAGGCCCGAGAAACGGTGAATCCCTACTACCAGGCTTGCCCAGAACTGACCCAAAACGTGATGGACCAATTCGCTCAACTCACCGGACGGCAGTACCACCTCTACGGCTATCACGGCGATCCAGACGCTGAACGCATCATAGTCCTCATGGGGTCGGGCTGTGAAACCGTCCACGAAACCGTCGATGCCCTCAATTGGCAAAACGCCAAAGTCGGCGTTATCAAGGTATGCCTCTACCGCCCCTGGGATACCGGACGCTTCATCGTCGCATTGCCAGCTACCACAAACGCGATCGCAGTCCTAGATCGCACCAAAGAACCCGGCAGCCAAGGCGAACCTCTCTATCTAGATGTCTTAAGCACACTCCAGGAACTCAAAACCCAAAGCTCAAAGCTCAAAACTCTCCCCATAATTGTCGGCGGACGCTACGGCCTCTCTTCCAAGGAATTCACTCCCGCAATGGTCAAAGGCATCTTCGATAACCTCGCTGCAGACCCACCTAAGAACCATTTCACCATCGGCATCAACGACGACGTTTCCCACACCAGCCTTGCCTACGATCCGGCCTTTTCCACTGAATCAGACCAAGTCGTGCGGGCCATCTTCTACGGCCTTGGCTCAGACGGAACGGTGGGAGCCAACAAAAATACAATCAAAATTATTGGTGAACAAACCGATAACTACGCCCAAGGCTACTTTGTTTACGACTCCAAAAAATCAGGCTCAGTCACTGTCTCTCACCTCAGGTTTGGACCCGAACCCATACGAGCTACCTACCTGATTGAGCAAGCTAACTTTGTCGCCTGCCATCAGTGGGATTTTCTCGACAAGCTAGATGTCCTCAAGGCGGCGCAGCCAGGAGCGACCCTCTTACTGAATAGTCCTTACCCATCGGTGGAGGTTTGGGAACACTTGCCCGCTCCAGTTCAACAGCAGATCCAGCAGAAACACCTGAAGCTATTCAGCATTAACGCCAATCAGGTGGCTCGTGCCGCCGGAATGGGGGGACGGATTAATACCGTTATGCAGGTGTGCTTCTTTGCTTTGTCTGGAATTTTGCAAAGAGAGGATGCGATCGCAAACATCAAGCAAGTCATTCGCAAAACCTACGGCAAGAAAGGCGAAGAGATTGTGCAAATGAACCTCAAAGCCGTCGATGCCACCCTAGAGCAACTGTTTGAAGTCCCCATCGGCGAGCCTAGCAGCATCGCGGAAACCAACGGACGAAAATCAACCATTCCCGATACCGCCCCCCAATTTGTCCGCGAAGTCCTTGGTTGCATGATGCAGCGCGAAGGAGACGCCCTCCCGGTCAGTGCTCTCCCCGTCGATGGCACCTATCCCACCGGCACAACGAAATGGGGAAAACGGAACATTGCCCAAGATATCCCCGTTTGGGACCCGGATGTCTGTGTTCAGTGCGGCAAATGCGTCATGGTCTGCCCCCATAGCGTCATTCGCAGCAAGGTCTACGAACCGCAGCAGCTTGAACAGGCACCGGAGACCTTCAAAAGCGCCAAAGCCCGAGACCATGCCTGGACCAATCTCAAGTTCACGATTCAAGTGGCCGCCGAAGACTGCACCGGTTGCGGCATCTGTGTCGATGTCTGTCCGGCCAAAAATAAGGCCATGCCGCGCTTGAAAGCCATCAACATGGAGCCGCAGCGCCCTCTGCGAGAGACAGAGCGCCAGAACTGGGATTTCTTTTTAGACTTGCCCAACCCAGATCGGAAATCGCTGAACCTGCACAAAATCAGTCATCAACAGATGCAGGAGCCTTTATTTGAGTTTTCAGGTGCCTGTGCAGGCTGTGGCGAAACCCCCTATCTCAAAATGGTGACGCAACTATTTGGCGATCGCCTCGTGGTTGCCAACGCCACCGGCTGTTCCTCGATTTACGGTGGCAATCTACCGACCACGCCTTGGTCCCACAATGATGAAGGGCGCGGCCCCGCTTGGTCGAACTCCCTCTTTGAAGACAATGCAGAGTTTGGATTGGGCTTCCGAGTCTCCATTGATAAGCAAACGGAGCTAGCGAGAGAATTGCTTCAGCAGGTCGCTGCCGAAGTTGACATCGAGCAGGACTATATTCAGTCCCTTGCTGACACGATTCTCAATGCACCTCAGAACGATGAGGCCGATATTGCAGAACAACGCCAGCAGGTGAGCATCCTCCAGAAGTGGCTTATAGATATTGAGCACCACATTGAAAACCACGCAAGTTTGGGCGATGGTCTCTCGCTGAAGGCCAAGGTAAAGCAGCTCAAAGCGTTAGCGGATTATCTGGTCAAAAAGAGCGTCTGGATTATCGGTGGCGATGGCTGGGCCTACGACATCGGTTATGGTGGCCTCGATCACGTCCTTGCCAGTGGTCGCAACGTCAATATTCTGGTGCTCGATACTGAGGTCTATTCCAACACGGGCGGTCAAATGTCGAAGGCCACACCGAGGGCTGCAGTGGCGAAATTTGCAGCGGGGGGTAAACCTGCACCCAAGAAAGATCTGGGCTTAATGGCGATGACCTACGGCAATGTCTACGTTGCCAGTGTAGCGATGGGGGCTAGAGACGAGCAGACCCTCAAAGCCTTCCTAGAAGCTGAATCCTATGAGGGACCATCCCTGATCATTGCCTACTCCCACTGCATCGCCCACGGCATCAATATGTCCACCGCCATGCATCATCAAAAATCGCTGGTGGAAGCGGGCCGCTGGCTTTTATATCGACATGACCCCAGACGGGTTACCCAAGGTGAAAATCCATTAGTGATAGATTCGCGAATGCCCAAGGTTCCTGTCACCCCATCTATGTACAACGAGAATCGGTTCAAGATGCTGAAGCGCAGTCAGCCCGAAGCCGCGCAGCAACTCTTAGAAGAAGCGCAACGCGACGTGAACACGCGCTGGCAACTCTATCAATATCTAGCGGCAAGACCCCCATTGGGCCATCCCTAA
- a CDS encoding DUF4278 domain-containing protein yields the protein MKLTYRGITYDYNPPRVVYGSTYAQGKYRGLPVTFQTTEVPIVKPSYNLKYRGIAYCTGVPTQAKEPDKIGNVPSKDIKIPVVSLSERSRTLMAGHRQSIRQREQAMLNRLAEEVG from the coding sequence ATGAAACTCACTTATCGTGGTATTACCTATGACTACAACCCGCCTAGGGTTGTCTATGGTTCGACCTATGCACAGGGCAAATACCGAGGTCTACCTGTCACTTTTCAAACCACTGAAGTACCGATTGTAAAGCCCAGCTATAACCTCAAGTATCGAGGCATCGCTTACTGCACAGGTGTACCCACGCAGGCGAAAGAACCTGACAAGATTGGGAATGTACCTTCCAAGGACATAAAAATCCCAGTGGTGTCTCTTTCAGAGCGCTCTCGCACCTTAATGGCAGGTCATCGTCAATCGATTCGGCAGCGCGAACAAGCGATGTTGAATCGTCTGGCTGAAGAGGTGGGTTGA